Proteins from a genomic interval of Pseudomonas silesiensis:
- a CDS encoding AraC family transcriptional regulator produces MMQAQLLSQRSTVFDHADPYAVSGYVNQHVGNHCILMPRAGRPLASLNHRKFASLDLCRISYGGSVRVTSGALESIYHLQVLLQGNCLWRGHGQEHYFAPGELLLINPDDPVDLTYSDDCEKFILKVPTTLLESVCDEQRWRYPGQGVRFLENRYQLDELEGFVGLLAMICQEAEATEQIPKVQEHYAQIIVSKMLSLMKTNVSRISLGSQTATFEVIADYIERNLKQDIDSEELARQARMSLRSLYGLFERNAGTTPKNYIRHKRLERINACLSDPTCNVRNVTEVAMDYGFLHLGRFSDNYRKQFGELPSDTLKRRH; encoded by the coding sequence ATGATGCAAGCGCAATTGTTGAGTCAGCGCAGCACCGTATTCGACCACGCCGATCCTTACGCGGTGTCGGGCTACGTCAATCAGCACGTCGGTAACCATTGCATCCTGATGCCACGGGCCGGGCGACCGCTGGCCAGCCTCAATCACCGCAAATTTGCCAGCCTCGACCTCTGTCGCATCAGCTATGGCGGCAGCGTACGGGTCACCTCCGGCGCCCTCGAAAGCATCTATCACCTGCAGGTATTGCTGCAAGGCAACTGCCTGTGGCGCGGCCACGGCCAGGAACACTACTTTGCCCCCGGCGAATTGCTGTTGATCAACCCCGACGACCCGGTGGACCTGACTTACTCCGACGATTGCGAGAAATTCATCCTCAAGGTCCCCACGACATTGCTCGAGTCCGTGTGCGATGAGCAGCGCTGGCGGTATCCGGGGCAGGGCGTGCGGTTCCTGGAGAACCGCTATCAGCTCGACGAACTTGAAGGCTTTGTCGGCCTGCTGGCGATGATTTGCCAGGAAGCCGAAGCTACCGAGCAAATCCCCAAGGTGCAGGAGCACTACGCGCAGATCATCGTCAGCAAGATGCTCAGCCTGATGAAGACCAATGTCAGCCGTATCAGTCTCGGCTCTCAGACGGCCACCTTCGAGGTGATCGCCGACTACATCGAGCGTAACCTCAAGCAGGACATCGACAGCGAAGAGCTGGCCCGCCAGGCGCGGATGAGCCTGCGCTCGCTGTACGGCTTGTTCGAACGCAACGCCGGCACCACGCCGAAAAATTACATCCGGCACAAGCGCCTCGAGCGCATCAATGCCTGCCTGAGCGACCCGACCTGCAACGTGCGCAACGTCACGGAGGTGGCGATGGATTACGGCTTCCTGCACCTGGGGCGGTTCTCGGACAACTACCGCAAGCAGTTCGGCGAATTGCCTTCCGATACCCTCAAGCGCCGGCATTGA
- the catC gene encoding muconolactone Delta-isomerase, whose amino-acid sequence MLFHVKMTVNLPVDMNPEVAARLKADEKALAQRLQEQGKWRHLWRIAGLYANYSVFDVDSVQELHDLLMQLPLYPYMAIEVTAMCRHPSSIREDDR is encoded by the coding sequence ATGCTGTTCCACGTAAAAATGACCGTGAACCTGCCGGTCGACATGAATCCCGAAGTCGCCGCCAGGCTCAAGGCTGACGAAAAAGCCCTGGCCCAGCGCCTGCAAGAGCAGGGCAAGTGGCGTCACCTGTGGCGCATCGCCGGCCTGTATGCCAATTACAGCGTGTTCGATGTCGATAGCGTCCAGGAATTGCACGATCTGCTGATGCAGCTGCCGTTGTACCCGTATATGGCGATCGAAGTCACCGCGATGTGCCGGCATCCTTCGTCGATTCGCGAAGATGACCGCTGA
- the benC gene encoding benzoate 1,2-dioxygenase electron transfer component BenC: MTHSIAFNFEDGVTRFIDANAGETVADAAYRQGINIPLDCRDGACGTCKCFAEAGRYDLGEEYIEDALSSDEAEQGFVLTCQMRALSDCVVRVPTSSEVCRTRQSSYDATISAVRQLSDSTIALSIKGEALSKLAFLPGQYVNLGIPGSEQTRAYSFSSLQRDGEVSFLIRNVPGGLMSSFLTGMAKAGDSMSLAGPLGSFYLRDIRRPLLLLAGGTGLAPFTAMLEKIAEQGSEHPLHLIYGVTNDFDLVEMDRLEAFAARIPNFSFSACVASPDSQHPLKGYVTQHIEPKHLNDGDVDVYLCGPPPMVEAVSQFIREQGIAPANFYYEKFAASAA; the protein is encoded by the coding sequence ATGACCCATTCCATTGCGTTCAACTTCGAAGACGGCGTCACCCGCTTTATCGACGCCAATGCCGGTGAAACCGTGGCCGATGCCGCGTACCGCCAGGGCATCAACATTCCGCTGGACTGCCGTGACGGCGCCTGCGGCACTTGCAAATGTTTCGCCGAAGCCGGTCGCTATGACCTGGGCGAGGAATACATCGAAGACGCCCTCAGCAGCGATGAGGCCGAGCAAGGTTTTGTCCTCACCTGCCAGATGCGTGCCCTGAGCGATTGCGTGGTCCGTGTGCCGACCTCTTCGGAAGTCTGCCGCACCCGCCAGTCCAGCTACGACGCCACCATCAGCGCCGTGCGCCAGTTGTCCGACAGCACCATCGCGCTGTCGATCAAGGGTGAAGCCCTGAGCAAACTGGCGTTCCTGCCGGGGCAGTACGTGAACCTCGGGATTCCCGGCAGCGAACAGACCCGCGCCTACTCGTTCAGCTCGTTGCAGCGTGATGGCGAGGTCAGCTTCCTGATTCGCAACGTGCCTGGCGGCCTGATGAGCAGCTTCCTCACCGGTATGGCAAAGGCGGGCGACAGCATGAGCCTGGCCGGGCCGTTGGGCAGTTTTTACCTGCGCGACATCCGCCGTCCGTTGTTGCTGCTGGCTGGCGGCACCGGTCTTGCGCCGTTTACCGCCATGCTGGAGAAAATCGCCGAGCAGGGCAGTGAGCATCCGTTGCACCTGATCTACGGCGTAACGAACGATTTCGACCTGGTGGAAATGGATCGACTGGAAGCTTTCGCCGCCCGCATCCCGAACTTCAGCTTCAGCGCTTGCGTGGCCAGCCCAGACAGCCAGCACCCGCTCAAGGGCTACGTGACCCAGCACATCGAACCCAAGCATTTGAACGATGGCGACGTCGATGTCTACCTGTGCGGCCCGCCGCCGATGGTCGAGGCCGTCAGTCAGTTCATCCGCGAACAAGGCATCGCCCCGGCGAACTTCTACTACGAAAAATTTGCCGCCAGCGCAGCGTGA
- a CDS encoding RrF2 family transcriptional regulator, with the protein MSLYSAGVEYGIHCLIFLVGNHGDTREASVRDLAELQGVPLDYLAKIFTRLAKAKLVVATEGVRGGFKLARPADEISVLDIVNAIDGQKLIFDCREIRGRCALFEGATPDWAVAGPCAVHGVMLTAQKRMEEALAQQTILDLARRVGRKAPPEFGVQVEHWMNDRREKKSAANAQASDDTLIQVSEIRD; encoded by the coding sequence ATGTCTCTTTACAGCGCTGGCGTCGAGTACGGCATTCATTGCCTGATTTTTCTGGTGGGGAACCACGGGGACACCCGTGAGGCGAGCGTGCGTGACCTCGCCGAGCTGCAAGGCGTGCCTCTGGACTACCTGGCAAAAATCTTCACCCGGCTGGCCAAGGCAAAACTGGTGGTGGCCACCGAGGGCGTGCGCGGCGGGTTCAAGCTGGCCAGGCCTGCGGACGAAATCAGCGTGCTCGATATCGTCAATGCCATCGACGGCCAGAAGCTGATCTTTGATTGCCGCGAGATTCGCGGGCGGTGCGCGTTGTTCGAAGGCGCCACGCCCGACTGGGCGGTGGCCGGTCCCTGCGCGGTCCATGGGGTGATGCTGACGGCGCAGAAACGCATGGAAGAAGCCCTCGCCCAGCAGACCATCCTGGATCTGGCGCGCAGGGTCGGGCGCAAGGCCCCGCCGGAATTCGGCGTGCAAGTGGAGCACTGGATGAACGATCGTCGGGAAAAGAAAAGCGCTGCAAACGCTCAGGCAAGCGACGACACCCTCATCCAGGTGAGCGAGATCCGCGACTGA
- a CDS encoding 1,6-dihydroxycyclohexa-2,4-diene-1-carboxylate dehydrogenase: MNRFHGKVALITGAAQGIGRRVAERMAAEGAQLILVDRSELVFEVQKELAQGSQVLALTADLEQYDECSRVMQAAVEHFGRLDILINNVGGTIWAKPFEHYEAQQIEAEVRRSLFPTLWCCHAALPFMLEQGSGAIVNVSSIATRSVNRVPYGAAKGGVNALTACLAFETAGRGIRVNATAPGGTEAPPRAIPRNTAQQSAEEKVWYQQIVDQTLDSSLMKRYGTLDEQAGAILFLASDEASYITGMTLPVGGGDQG; encoded by the coding sequence ATGAACAGATTTCACGGAAAAGTCGCGCTGATTACCGGTGCCGCCCAGGGTATCGGTCGCCGGGTGGCCGAACGCATGGCGGCGGAAGGGGCGCAGTTGATCCTGGTCGACCGCTCCGAGCTGGTGTTCGAGGTGCAGAAGGAATTGGCGCAGGGCAGCCAGGTGCTCGCCCTGACCGCCGATCTTGAGCAATACGACGAATGCAGCCGGGTGATGCAAGCCGCCGTGGAGCACTTCGGTCGCCTGGATATTTTGATCAACAACGTCGGCGGCACGATCTGGGCCAAACCGTTCGAGCACTACGAAGCACAGCAGATCGAAGCCGAAGTGCGTCGCTCGCTGTTCCCGACGTTGTGGTGCTGCCATGCCGCGCTACCGTTCATGCTTGAACAGGGCAGTGGCGCCATCGTCAACGTGTCGTCCATCGCCACCCGCAGCGTCAATCGCGTGCCCTACGGCGCGGCGAAAGGCGGGGTGAATGCACTGACCGCGTGCCTGGCGTTCGAAACCGCCGGTCGCGGGATTCGGGTCAACGCCACGGCACCCGGTGGTACCGAAGCGCCGCCGCGGGCCATTCCGCGCAATACCGCGCAGCAAAGTGCCGAGGAGAAGGTGTGGTATCAGCAGATCGTCGACCAGACCCTCGACAGCAGTCTGATGAAACGCTACGGCACACTGGATGAACAGGCCGGCGCCATCCTGTTCCTGGCCAGCGACGAAGCCTCCTACATCACCGGCATGACCCTGCCTGTCGGTGGTGGCGACCAAGGCTGA
- the catA gene encoding catechol 1,2-dioxygenase: MNVKISHTAEVQKFLEEASGLLNDAGNPRTKALVYRILRDSVNIIEDLAVTPEEFWKAVNYLNVLGARQEAGLLVAGIGLEHYLDLLMDAEDEQAGKAGGTPRTIEGPLYVAGAPLSEGQARLDDGVDPGVVLFMQGQVKNTDGEPLAGAVVDVWHANTGGTYSYFDTTQSEFNLRRRIVTDAEGRYRFRSIVPSGYGCPPDGPTQQLLDQLGRHGQRPAHIHFFISAPDHRHLTTQINLDGDQYLHDDFAYATRDELIAKITFSEDQARAAAHGVSGRFAEIDFDFTLQTSAQPDEQQRHERVRALED, from the coding sequence ATGAACGTCAAGATTTCCCATACTGCCGAAGTACAAAAGTTTCTCGAAGAGGCCAGCGGCCTGCTCAACGATGCAGGCAACCCGCGCACCAAGGCCCTGGTCTACCGCATCCTGCGTGACTCGGTGAATATCATCGAAGACCTGGCCGTAACCCCGGAAGAGTTCTGGAAAGCCGTCAACTACCTCAACGTGCTGGGTGCGCGTCAGGAGGCAGGGTTGCTGGTGGCCGGTATCGGTCTGGAGCATTATCTCGACCTGTTGATGGACGCCGAAGACGAGCAGGCCGGCAAGGCTGGCGGCACGCCGCGGACCATCGAAGGCCCGCTGTACGTGGCCGGTGCGCCGCTGTCGGAAGGCCAGGCACGTCTGGACGACGGCGTCGATCCGGGTGTGGTGCTGTTTATGCAAGGCCAGGTCAAGAACACCGACGGCGAGCCCCTGGCCGGTGCGGTGGTGGATGTCTGGCACGCCAATACCGGCGGCACCTACTCCTACTTCGATACCACCCAGTCGGAATTCAACCTGCGTCGGCGCATCGTTACCGATGCCGAAGGTCGCTATCGTTTCCGCAGCATCGTGCCATCGGGCTACGGTTGCCCGCCGGATGGTCCAACCCAGCAGCTGCTCGATCAACTGGGCCGTCATGGCCAGCGTCCGGCGCATATCCACTTCTTCATCTCGGCGCCGGATCATCGCCACCTGACCACCCAGATCAACCTGGATGGCGATCAGTACCTGCATGACGATTTTGCCTATGCCACCCGTGACGAGCTGATCGCCAAAATCACCTTCAGCGAGGATCAGGCGCGGGCAGCGGCCCACGGCGTGAGCGGTCGTTTTGCCGAAATCGACTTCGATTTCACCTTGCAGACCTCCGCACAACCCGATGAACAGCAGCGTCACGAGCGGGTTCGCGCGCTCGAGGACTGA
- the benB gene encoding benzoate 1,2-dioxygenase small subunit translates to MTITYEAVRDFLYREARYLDDRQWDEWLELYAPDATFWMPSWDDNDELTEDPQREISLIWYGNRTGLEDRVFRIKTERSSATMPDTRTSHNISNIELLEQADGLCKVRFNWHTLSFRYKTVDSYFGSSFYTLDVRGENPLIKAKKVILKNDYVRQVIDVYHL, encoded by the coding sequence ATGACTATCACCTATGAAGCCGTGCGCGACTTCCTCTATCGCGAAGCCCGCTACCTCGATGACCGGCAATGGGATGAATGGCTGGAGTTGTATGCGCCGGACGCCACCTTCTGGATGCCTTCCTGGGACGACAACGACGAGCTGACCGAAGACCCGCAGCGGGAAATCTCGCTGATCTGGTACGGCAACCGCACTGGCCTGGAAGATCGCGTGTTCCGGATCAAGACCGAGCGGTCCAGCGCCACCATGCCGGACACCCGTACCTCCCACAACATCAGCAACATCGAGCTGCTCGAACAAGCCGACGGGCTGTGCAAGGTGCGCTTCAACTGGCACACCCTGAGCTTCCGCTACAAGACCGTCGACAGCTATTTCGGCAGCAGCTTCTACACCCTGGATGTGCGCGGTGAGAACCCGCTGATCAAGGCCAAGAAAGTGATCCTGAAGAACGACTACGTTCGCCAGGTCATCGATGTTTACCATTTGTGA
- a CDS encoding muconate cycloisomerase family protein, translating to MLATAIESIETIIVDLPTIRPHKLAMHTMQNQTLVIIRVRCADGIEGIGESTTIGGLAYGNESPESIKTNIDKHFTPLLLGQDASNVNAAMLRLERSIRGNTFAKSGIETALLDAQGKRLGLPVSELLGGRVRDALPVAWTLASGDTAKDIAEAEQMLDLRRHRIFKLKIGAGEVNRDLGHVIAIKKALGDRASVRVDVNQAWDEAVALRACRILGTNGIDLIEQPISRNNRSGMARLNAVSPAPIMADESIECVEDAFNLAREGAASVFALKIAKNGGPRAVLRTAAIAEAAGIGLYGGTMLEGGVGTLASAHAFVTLNKLAWDTELFGPLLLTEDILSEPLVYRDFELHVPKTPGLGLSLDEERLAFFRRDKSSTVLHHA from the coding sequence ATGCTTGCAACAGCCATTGAATCGATCGAGACGATCATCGTCGATCTGCCAACCATCCGCCCGCACAAGCTGGCGATGCACACCATGCAGAACCAGACCCTGGTGATCATTCGTGTGCGCTGTGCCGACGGCATCGAAGGCATTGGCGAGTCCACCACCATCGGCGGCCTGGCCTACGGCAACGAAAGCCCTGAAAGCATCAAGACCAATATCGATAAACACTTCACGCCGCTGTTGCTGGGCCAGGACGCCAGCAACGTGAACGCCGCGATGTTGCGTCTGGAACGCAGCATCCGTGGCAACACGTTCGCCAAATCCGGCATCGAGACCGCTTTGCTCGACGCCCAGGGCAAGCGCCTCGGCCTGCCGGTCAGCGAATTGCTCGGCGGCCGGGTGCGTGATGCCCTGCCAGTGGCCTGGACCCTGGCCAGTGGCGACACCGCCAAGGACATCGCCGAAGCCGAACAAATGCTCGACCTGCGCCGTCACCGGATCTTCAAGCTGAAGATCGGCGCCGGTGAAGTCAACCGCGATCTGGGCCACGTTATCGCCATCAAGAAAGCCCTGGGTGATCGCGCCAGCGTGCGGGTCGATGTCAATCAGGCCTGGGATGAAGCAGTCGCCTTGCGTGCCTGCCGGATCCTGGGCACCAACGGCATCGACCTGATCGAACAACCGATCTCGCGCAACAACCGCTCCGGCATGGCGCGTCTGAACGCCGTGAGCCCGGCGCCGATCATGGCCGATGAGTCCATCGAATGCGTGGAGGATGCCTTCAACCTGGCGCGGGAAGGCGCGGCGTCGGTGTTCGCCTTGAAGATCGCCAAGAATGGCGGCCCTCGCGCCGTATTGCGCACCGCGGCCATCGCCGAAGCGGCCGGTATCGGCCTGTATGGCGGCACGATGCTTGAAGGTGGCGTCGGCACCCTGGCCTCGGCCCATGCCTTTGTCACCCTGAACAAACTGGCCTGGGACACCGAGCTGTTCGGTCCATTGCTGCTGACCGAGGACATTCTCAGCGAGCCGCTGGTCTATCGCGACTTCGAACTGCACGTGCCGAAAACACCGGGCCTGGGCCTGAGCCTGGATGAAGAGCGCCTGGCGTTTTTCCGTCGCGACAAATCATCCACTGTCCTTCATCACGCCTGA
- a CDS encoding SPOR domain-containing protein, with protein sequence MSVPMLNKMHMNGYDVLSVNNGPWRVCTEGDRLGAFASREEALAFAASLPGYKPRAKKPASSQTTDK encoded by the coding sequence ATGAGTGTCCCCATGCTCAACAAGATGCACATGAACGGTTATGACGTACTCAGCGTAAACAACGGCCCGTGGCGGGTCTGCACCGAGGGTGACCGGCTCGGTGCTTTTGCCAGCAGGGAAGAGGCACTGGCCTTTGCAGCCTCTCTCCCCGGTTACAAGCCTCGGGCTAAAAAGCCCGCCAGCAGCCAGACAACGGATAAATAG
- a CDS encoding NUDIX hydrolase has protein sequence MKVRATVICEQDRHILLVRKPKSRWTLPGGKVERGETIAGAAMRELLEETGLGVDGLLYLMELQTGNTRHHVYEASVLNPGAARPLNEIFDCIWYPLEAIQNLDTSDATLKIVTAFQRRF, from the coding sequence ATGAAAGTACGCGCAACCGTCATTTGCGAGCAGGACCGACATATCCTGCTGGTACGCAAGCCAAAGAGTCGCTGGACGCTGCCGGGTGGCAAAGTCGAGCGCGGTGAAACCATCGCGGGCGCGGCCATGCGCGAACTTCTGGAGGAAACCGGGCTAGGGGTCGATGGGTTGCTGTATCTGATGGAGCTGCAAACCGGCAACACGCGACACCACGTCTATGAGGCGTCGGTGTTGAACCCGGGTGCGGCTCGGCCGCTAAACGAAATCTTCGATTGCATCTGGTATCCGCTGGAGGCGATCCAGAATCTGGACACAAGCGACGCCACGCTTAAAATCGTCACAGCGTTTCAGCGTCGCTTTTAA
- a CDS encoding RtcB family protein, producing the protein MQVTTWQLLEVRDGKPIKLWTEGVPVESEARQQLINTAKMPFIFKHLAVMPDVHLGKGSTIGSVIPTVGAIIPAAVGVDIGCGMIAARTTLTAADLPDNLHALRSAIEKAVPHGRTLSRGRRDEGAWHSVPKQADQAWAALDQRFKAITAKYPKLASTNNRHHLGTLGSGNHFIEVCLDEADRVWLMLHSGSRGVGNAIGNLFIQLAQADMRQHLANLPDRDLAYFKEGSRHFADYVEAVGWAQDFARQNRALMMQAVIGAARQVIRKPFEVALEAVNCHHNYVQKEQHFGEDVWVTRKGAVSAKKGELGIIPGSMGAKSFIVRGLGNEQSFCSCSHGAGRTMSRTKAKNTFTVDDQIRATAHVECRKDASVIDEIPMAYKDIDKVMQAQRELVEVVHTLRQVVCVKG; encoded by the coding sequence ATGCAAGTAACTACCTGGCAATTGCTGGAAGTACGCGACGGCAAGCCGATCAAGCTCTGGACCGAGGGCGTCCCGGTCGAAAGCGAAGCCCGACAGCAACTGATCAACACTGCGAAGATGCCGTTCATCTTCAAACACCTGGCGGTCATGCCCGATGTGCACCTGGGCAAAGGCTCGACCATTGGCAGCGTGATCCCCACCGTGGGCGCGATCATTCCGGCCGCCGTCGGGGTCGACATCGGTTGCGGCATGATCGCCGCGCGCACCACGCTGACCGCCGCCGACTTGCCCGACAACCTGCACGCGCTCCGTAGCGCCATCGAAAAGGCCGTACCCCACGGGCGTACATTGAGCCGAGGTCGCCGCGACGAAGGCGCGTGGCACAGCGTGCCAAAGCAGGCGGACCAGGCCTGGGCGGCGCTCGATCAACGGTTCAAGGCGATTACCGCCAAGTACCCGAAACTGGCCAGCACCAACAACCGCCACCATTTGGGCACCCTGGGCAGCGGCAACCATTTCATCGAGGTCTGCCTGGACGAAGCCGACAGGGTCTGGTTGATGCTGCACAGCGGCTCGCGCGGCGTCGGTAACGCCATTGGCAACCTGTTCATTCAATTGGCCCAGGCGGACATGCGCCAGCACCTGGCCAATCTGCCGGACCGCGACCTGGCTTATTTCAAAGAAGGCAGTCGGCATTTCGCGGACTACGTCGAAGCAGTGGGCTGGGCCCAGGATTTCGCCCGGCAAAACCGGGCCTTGATGATGCAGGCGGTAATCGGAGCCGCGCGGCAGGTGATACGCAAGCCATTCGAAGTGGCGCTGGAGGCCGTCAACTGTCATCACAACTATGTGCAGAAGGAGCAGCATTTCGGCGAGGACGTGTGGGTCACCCGCAAGGGCGCGGTGTCGGCGAAAAAAGGCGAGCTTGGGATCATTCCCGGCTCCATGGGGGCGAAAAGCTTCATCGTCCGCGGCTTGGGCAATGAGCAATCGTTCTGCTCCTGCAGCCACGGCGCCGGCCGCACCATGAGCCGTACCAAAGCGAAAAACACCTTCACCGTCGACGATCAGATCCGCGCAACGGCCCATGTGGAGTGCCGCAAGGATGCGTCGGTGATCGATGAAATTCCGATGGCCTACAAGGATATCGACAAGGTCATGCAGGCGCAGCGCGAGCTGGTGGAAGTGGTGCATACCCTGCGTCAGGTGGTCTGTGTTAAAGGTTAG
- the benA gene encoding benzoate 1,2-dioxygenase large subunit yields MTLRPEYLHSLLEDDPEQGIYRCKREMFTDPRLFDLEMKHIFEGNWLYLAHESQIPNKNDFYTTTMGRQSIFIARNKDGVLNAFLNACSHRGATLCRHKSGNKSSYTCPFHGWTFNNSGKLLKVKDPAEAGYPASFNCEGSHDLTKVARFESYRGFLFGSLNADVLPLVEHLGESAKIIDMIVDQSADGLEVLRGSSSYIYEGNWKLTAENGADGYHVSSVHWNYAATQNQRKQREAGDDNPTMSAGSWAKQGGGFYSFDKGHMLLWTRWANPEDRPLYERRDELAQDFGKARADWMIENSRNLCLYPNVYLMDQFSSQIRIARPISVNRTEITIYCIAPKGESDHARSSRIRQYEDFFNVSGMATPDDLEEFRSCQTSYEGSATAWNDMSRGAEHWVEGADEAAKEIDLHPLLSGVRTEDEGLFVLQHKYWQQTMLKALAAEQSDLIAVEAVQ; encoded by the coding sequence ATGACCCTGCGACCCGAATACCTGCATTCCCTGCTTGAAGACGATCCAGAGCAGGGCATCTATCGCTGCAAACGCGAGATGTTCACCGATCCACGGCTGTTCGACCTGGAGATGAAACACATCTTCGAAGGCAACTGGCTGTACCTCGCCCACGAAAGCCAGATCCCGAACAAAAACGATTTCTACACCACCACCATGGGGCGCCAGTCGATCTTTATCGCGCGCAACAAGGACGGTGTGCTCAATGCATTCCTCAACGCCTGCAGTCACCGCGGCGCGACGCTGTGCCGCCATAAGTCCGGCAACAAGAGCTCCTACACCTGCCCGTTCCACGGTTGGACCTTCAACAACTCCGGCAAGCTGCTCAAGGTCAAGGATCCGGCCGAAGCGGGCTACCCGGCCAGCTTCAACTGCGAAGGCTCCCACGATCTGACCAAGGTGGCGCGCTTCGAATCCTATCGCGGCTTCCTGTTCGGCAGCCTCAACGCTGATGTGTTGCCGCTGGTCGAGCACCTGGGCGAGTCGGCGAAGATCATCGACATGATCGTCGACCAGTCCGCCGATGGCCTGGAAGTGCTGCGCGGTTCCTCCAGCTACATCTACGAAGGCAACTGGAAACTCACCGCCGAAAACGGCGCCGACGGCTATCACGTCAGCTCTGTGCACTGGAACTACGCCGCGACCCAGAACCAGCGCAAGCAGCGCGAGGCCGGCGATGACAACCCGACCATGAGCGCCGGCAGCTGGGCCAAGCAGGGTGGGGGGTTCTACTCCTTCGACAAGGGCCACATGCTGCTCTGGACCCGCTGGGCCAACCCTGAGGACCGCCCGTTGTACGAGCGCCGTGACGAGCTGGCCCAGGACTTCGGCAAGGCCCGGGCGGACTGGATGATCGAGAACTCGCGCAACCTGTGCCTGTACCCGAACGTGTACCTGATGGACCAGTTCAGCTCGCAGATCCGCATCGCCCGGCCGATCTCGGTCAACCGCACGGAAATCACCATTTACTGCATCGCCCCCAAAGGCGAAAGCGACCACGCCCGTTCGAGCCGGATTCGCCAGTACGAGGATTTCTTCAACGTCAGCGGCATGGCCACCCCGGACGACCTGGAAGAGTTCCGCTCCTGCCAGACCAGTTATGAGGGCAGCGCGACGGCCTGGAACGACATGTCCCGTGGTGCCGAGCACTGGGTCGAAGGCGCCGATGAGGCCGCGAAGGAAATCGATCTGCATCCGCTGCTCAGCGGCGTGCGCACCGAAGACGAAGGCCTGTTCGTGCTGCAGCACAAATATTGGCAGCAGACCATGCTCAAGGCCCTGGCCGCCGAGCAGTCCGACCTGATTGCAGTGGAGGCCGTGCAATGA